DNA sequence from the Cyanobium sp. WAJ14-Wanaka genome:
TGGATGGGGCCCTGGTGGTGGTGGCCAACCACGGATCCCACCTCGATCCACCCTTGCTGGGCCATGCCCTGGGCCGGCCCGTGGCCTTCATGGCCAAGGCGGAGCTATTCAAGGTGCCCCTCCTAGGGCGGATCATTCGGGCCTGCGGCGCCTATCCGGTGTCCCGCGGAGCCAGCGACCGAGAGGCGATCCGCGTTGCCACCGACCGACTGCTGGAGGGCTGGGCCACCGGGGTATTCATAGATGGCACCCGCCAGGCAAATGGACGGGTCAACAATCCCCAGGCCGGAGCAGCCCTGCTGGCGGCTAGGGCCGGCGCCCGCCTGCTGCCCGTGGCGATCATCAACAGCCACAGGGCCTTTGGCCCGGGCAATTCGGGCCTGAGGCTGCTGCCAATTCACATCCGCATCGGCACCCCGATTCCGCCGCCCGCATCCCGTAAGCGGGCCGATTTAGATCTGG
Encoded proteins:
- a CDS encoding lysophospholipid acyltransferase family protein, with product MLRRRKPAEPPGLLSNPKPSLTYRLISYLLVFPVYRLLFRGRTLGNAQVPMDGALVVVANHGSHLDPPLLGHALGRPVAFMAKAELFKVPLLGRIIRACGAYPVSRGASDREAIRVATDRLLEGWATGVFIDGTRQANGRVNNPQAGAALLAARAGARLLPVAIINSHRAFGPGNSGLRLLPIHIRIGTPIPPPASRKRADLDLATAACQEQINGLLDQGLIRP